A section of the Sphingomonas ginsenosidivorax genome encodes:
- a CDS encoding glycine zipper 2TM domain-containing protein: protein MKKQIIAALMSVAVVAPAMIPVEATAQRYDRDRDRDRGRDNRWQGDRDNRDWNPSDSYRQGNYRERRLSRNDRIYRGRDGRAYCKRNDGSTGLVIGALGGGVLANLIGGGTLGTLAGAGGGALLGRSVDRGNVKCR, encoded by the coding sequence GTCGGTGGCCGTCGTGGCACCCGCCATGATCCCCGTCGAGGCGACCGCGCAGCGTTACGACCGCGACCGTGATCGCGACCGGGGCCGCGACAATCGCTGGCAGGGCGACCGCGACAATCGCGACTGGAACCCGTCCGACAGCTACCGCCAGGGCAACTACCGCGAGCGCCGGCTGAGCCGCAACGACCGCATCTACCGCGGCCGCGACGGCCGTGCCTATTGCAAGCGCAACGACGGCTCGACCGGTCTGGTGATCGGTGCGCTGGGTGGCGGCGTGCTCGCCAACCTGATCGGTGGCGGGACGCTGGGAACGCTGGCGGGTGCCGGTGGCGGCGCGCTGCTCGGCCGCTCGGTCGACCGCGGTAATGTGAAGTGCCGCTGA